GGTGGAGGCGCCCTTTTTGCTTTGGGCCATTGGACGACCCCGGCTACATCTCGATGAGGGGTGCAACCTCCACCGACCCTCCGGCTTGAAGGATCGGGCAGCCCTTGGCGATGCGTGCAGCGTCGGCGGGGTCCTTGGCGTCGAGCACCGAATATCCGCTGACAGGATTTGCGCCGCCGTCATTGGTGACGTTGCCATTGGCGGCAACCGTCTGAGATTTGCCGACCGGATTGCCGCCGTCGACGACGGCGGC
The nucleotide sequence above comes from Aminobacter aminovorans. Encoded proteins:
- a CDS encoding YciI family protein, which encodes MAKFLFVYHGGAMPRSEEEGARVMKAWMDWFTSLGAAVVDGGNPVGKSQTVAANGNVTNDGGANPVSGYSVLDAKDPADAARIAKGCPILQAGGSVEVAPLIEM